A genomic stretch from uncultured Cohaesibacter sp. includes:
- the ugpC gene encoding sn-glycerol-3-phosphate ABC transporter ATP-binding protein UgpC, producing the protein MSATIDINSVTKAYGALTVLDDISLSINAGEFVVFLGPSGCGKSTLLRMIAGLETVDNGTINIGGERIDTLPPGKRGVAMVFQTYALYPHMTVAQNMAFGLENLKVDKAEIDMRVKAAAETLEMAHLLDRKPAKLSGGQRQRVAIGRAIVKEPKAFLFDEPLSNLDAALRSRTRLELAQLHQRLGSTMIFVTHDQVEAMTLAHRIVVMHNKKIEQIGTPMEIYQRPATRFVAEFVGSPAMSMMPIKSIISTQASDHKGATLKVEGAGSIATDVVLPADFTLDGATMGVRSEDTYVVKPGEDGQNLTVTVVERLGERTLLYGKLDTGLDMIVEDSGRSTVRAGETVKFDFDRSALHVFDGSGRAYHMTEEA; encoded by the coding sequence ATGTCTGCGACTATCGACATCAATAGCGTAACCAAGGCTTACGGAGCCCTGACAGTGCTCGATGATATTTCCCTGAGCATAAATGCAGGTGAGTTTGTTGTTTTTCTGGGCCCCTCGGGCTGTGGCAAGTCAACGTTGCTGCGCATGATTGCGGGGCTGGAAACTGTCGATAATGGCACGATCAATATCGGTGGCGAGCGCATCGACACATTGCCTCCGGGAAAGCGCGGCGTGGCCATGGTGTTTCAAACCTATGCGCTTTATCCGCATATGACTGTGGCGCAGAATATGGCTTTTGGCCTGGAAAATCTTAAGGTCGATAAAGCCGAGATAGACATGCGCGTCAAGGCGGCCGCCGAGACCTTGGAAATGGCCCATCTTCTGGATCGCAAACCAGCCAAACTCTCGGGTGGACAGCGCCAGAGGGTGGCTATCGGGCGGGCTATCGTTAAGGAGCCCAAGGCGTTCCTGTTTGATGAACCCCTATCCAATCTTGATGCCGCGCTCAGGAGCCGCACCCGTCTGGAGCTGGCCCAGCTGCACCAACGGCTGGGCTCGACCATGATCTTCGTGACCCACGATCAGGTGGAAGCCATGACGCTGGCCCACCGGATCGTCGTCATGCATAACAAGAAGATTGAGCAGATCGGCACGCCGATGGAAATCTATCAGCGTCCCGCCACCCGTTTTGTTGCCGAATTTGTCGGCTCGCCGGCCATGTCGATGATGCCGATCAAGAGCATCATCAGCACCCAAGCCAGCGATCACAAAGGCGCAACGCTTAAGGTGGAAGGTGCCGGATCGATCGCAACCGATGTGGTTCTGCCTGCGGACTTTACGCTTGATGGCGCCACGATGGGCGTTCGCTCGGAAGATACATATGTCGTCAAGCCGGGAGAGGATGGGCAGAATCTGACGGTCACCGTTGTCGAGCGGCTTGGAGAGCGCACGCTGCTCTATGGAAAACTGGATACCGGTCTGGATATGATTGTCGAGGATAGCGGACGCTCAACTGTAAGGGCAGGGGAGACGGTCAAGTTCGACTTCGACCGGTCCGCCCTACATGTCTTCGATGGTTCGGGGCGTGCTTACCATATGACAGAGGAGGCGTGA
- a CDS encoding sugar ABC transporter permease, with translation MAESYRRSRWSNGLFVLPYLTVFVTLLVFPLCWGVWLSLNKVDLFGGARFIGFKNYFRVFNDPVFAQAVWNTVVFVLFSVPTLVALGLFLALALNKTTRASSFMRGLFFSSSILSVTIVTLIWRFVFIPGDGLLAILFDAMGWQQIGFLSAKGWSLFSVGVATVWWCLGLPMMLFLAALQQIPNDLYEAAALDNASRWRIFSRITLPSIKSTIILVAIIQIVMQFQLFGQAQLMTNGGPAGTSRPIVMYIYETGFVRWDVGKGAAASEVLFLIILVAAMVQYWVTSNKEEA, from the coding sequence ATGGCTGAGTCCTATCGTCGCTCCCGCTGGTCGAATGGTCTGTTCGTGTTGCCCTATCTGACGGTTTTTGTGACATTGCTGGTGTTTCCTTTATGTTGGGGCGTCTGGCTGTCGCTCAACAAGGTAGACCTGTTTGGTGGGGCCCGTTTCATCGGTTTCAAAAACTATTTCCGGGTTTTCAATGATCCGGTTTTCGCACAAGCGGTCTGGAACACGGTTGTCTTTGTTCTGTTCTCTGTGCCAACCCTTGTTGCGTTGGGGCTGTTTCTGGCTTTGGCGCTGAATAAGACAACCCGCGCGTCCTCTTTCATGCGTGGCCTTTTCTTCTCGTCTTCCATTCTGTCGGTCACCATCGTGACGCTGATTTGGCGCTTTGTCTTCATCCCCGGTGACGGCCTTCTGGCCATCCTGTTCGATGCCATGGGTTGGCAGCAGATCGGCTTTCTGTCCGCCAAGGGCTGGTCGCTATTCTCCGTTGGGGTGGCAACCGTCTGGTGGTGCCTTGGTCTGCCAATGATGCTTTTCCTTGCGGCCTTGCAGCAGATTCCGAATGATCTTTATGAGGCCGCGGCGCTCGACAATGCCAGCCGCTGGCGGATCTTCAGCCGCATCACGCTTCCCTCGATCAAGTCGACCATCATTCTGGTGGCCATCATCCAGATTGTCATGCAGTTCCAGCTCTTCGGTCAGGCCCAGTTGATGACCAACGGCGGTCCCGCAGGCACGTCGCGTCCAATCGTGATGTATATCTACGAAACCGGCTTTGTCCGATGGGATGTGGGCAAGGGGGCTGCTGCATCAGAGGTGCTGTTCCTGATCATCCTTGTTGCTGCAATGGTCCAATATTGGGTGACCTCAAACAAGGAGGAGGCTTGA
- a CDS encoding ABC transporter ATP-binding protein, whose amino-acid sequence MSSISLRSINKSYDDVTPVLHDVSMDIKDGEFIVIVGPSGCGKSTLLRLIAGLEQCQEGEILIAGERANEQLPQHRDIAMIFQNYALYPHLTVRENIAFGLELRKVPKKERNARALDVARALQLEPYLDRKPGALSGGQRQRVAMGRAMARNSSTFLMDEPLSNLDNALRVAMRTEIKALHRQLGATIVYVTHDQTEALSLADRIAVMKDGHLQQFDTPEAIYDRPANQFVASFLGMPPMNFLPAEKVPFWKGDANIEIGLRPEALSIKTEGAGGCCLPGRIALSEMTGSDVILHCDTDAGRLTVIEERTERVRDGADVLINVDLERAHYFSTVDGGRVSSV is encoded by the coding sequence ATGAGCTCTATCTCTCTTAGGTCCATAAACAAGTCTTATGATGACGTAACGCCCGTGTTGCATGATGTCTCCATGGACATCAAGGATGGCGAGTTCATCGTCATTGTCGGGCCATCCGGTTGTGGCAAGTCAACGCTGCTGCGGCTCATTGCCGGGTTGGAGCAATGCCAGGAAGGCGAAATCCTGATTGCCGGTGAGCGGGCCAATGAGCAATTGCCCCAGCATCGCGACATCGCCATGATTTTTCAGAATTATGCGCTCTATCCGCATCTGACCGTACGCGAGAATATCGCCTTCGGATTGGAGCTGCGCAAGGTGCCCAAAAAGGAGCGCAACGCGCGCGCTCTTGACGTGGCCCGCGCCCTGCAACTGGAGCCTTATCTTGATCGTAAGCCCGGCGCCCTGTCTGGCGGGCAGCGCCAGCGTGTTGCTATGGGGCGCGCCATGGCGCGGAATAGCTCGACATTCCTGATGGATGAGCCGCTCTCCAATCTTGATAATGCCCTGCGAGTGGCCATGCGCACCGAAATCAAGGCGCTGCACCGTCAGCTTGGAGCAACTATTGTCTATGTGACCCACGATCAGACCGAAGCGCTATCATTGGCAGATCGGATCGCAGTGATGAAAGATGGTCATTTGCAGCAGTTCGACACTCCCGAAGCCATTTATGACCGGCCTGCCAACCAGTTCGTGGCCAGCTTTCTGGGGATGCCGCCAATGAATTTCCTGCCCGCTGAAAAAGTGCCCTTCTGGAAAGGGGATGCCAATATCGAAATCGGGTTGAGGCCCGAGGCTCTATCCATCAAAACAGAAGGGGCCGGGGGCTGTTGCCTGCCGGGCAGGATAGCACTGTCGGAAATGACCGGATCGGACGTCATTTTGCATTGCGACACCGACGCCGGTCGCCTCACAGTGATTGAGGAACGCACCGAACGCGTCAGGGACGGGGCTGACGTGTTGATCAATGTCGATCTGGAACGCGCCCATTATTTCTCCACGGTTGATGGTGGGCGGGTCAGTTCTGTTTAG
- a CDS encoding MurR/RpiR family transcriptional regulator: MSNNTAMPIFLGDLIKRNSAKLTEADTRILDVLMCDPVRAAMENGKEVSSRAGVHPTSAVRLARRLGFKGYPEFRAFLQTNLIEHGDDFQHASARMAARLVKAEESGLLASILDGEIAALEQVRSSVTNAEIRAFSRSLSKARRIYIFSTGHAEALSHLVARRLMRSGYAAEDLSSQLHLLPEKLAALTDKDVVWLNCFRKPSSVLLDVRQIAERCGARVLALTDLSGARIDPAPHVHIAASRGEAGQPQSLVVPMTIANAVILDLASIDENKTMCSLEDFKSLRSDLGNSFQ, from the coding sequence ATGAGCAATAACACGGCGATGCCGATCTTTCTGGGGGATCTTATAAAACGGAATTCAGCCAAGCTGACCGAAGCCGATACCCGCATCCTTGACGTTCTGATGTGCGATCCGGTTCGTGCAGCCATGGAGAATGGCAAGGAAGTGTCATCCCGTGCCGGGGTTCACCCTACCTCGGCGGTGCGGCTTGCCCGCCGGCTGGGCTTCAAGGGCTATCCAGAGTTTCGAGCTTTCCTGCAAACCAACCTGATTGAGCATGGTGATGATTTCCAGCATGCCTCGGCGCGTATGGCCGCCCGCCTCGTCAAAGCCGAAGAAAGTGGCCTGCTGGCCTCCATTCTGGATGGAGAAATCGCCGCGCTGGAGCAGGTGCGAAGCAGCGTTACAAATGCAGAAATCCGCGCCTTCTCACGGAGCTTGAGCAAGGCGCGACGCATCTATATTTTCAGCACCGGCCACGCCGAAGCCCTCTCTCATCTTGTAGCCCGTCGCCTGATGCGCTCTGGCTATGCGGCTGAAGATCTCTCAAGCCAATTGCATCTGCTGCCGGAAAAGCTGGCTGCTCTGACGGACAAGGATGTTGTCTGGCTCAATTGCTTTCGTAAACCCTCAAGCGTGCTTTTAGATGTCCGCCAGATAGCCGAGCGCTGCGGTGCGCGCGTTCTTGCCCTGACTGATCTTTCAGGTGCCCGCATAGACCCCGCGCCGCATGTGCATATTGCCGCTTCGCGCGGCGAGGCCGGACAGCCTCAGTCGCTTGTGGTGCCGATGACCATCGCCAACGCAGTCATTCTGGATTTGGCATCGATTGATGAAAACAAGACCATGTGCTCTCTTGAGGATTTCAAGAGCCTGCGATCTGATCTGGGCAATAGCTTTCAATAA
- a CDS encoding glycerophosphodiester phosphodiesterase family protein, with product MTRIASHRGGTLEYGDSTLAGFTATAAMALEEVEFDVHPTKDGDIIVHHDATLERTTDMAGAIADLTTQAVLSAVINFSHNSRPILLQELCELFDDSSVVFRCEFKPGADGNPYQGFVPRVLDCLAKEDTLRTANFSSFLLDYLDEIAEHTDRPRLWLVSPAVLTQLGTRGVLEMARSRCIPEIGVNIDKASPELMAATLDAGLEFGCWAAHSTAQISKALDMGVKIFTTDRPSLAVAIRNQKREGTGQ from the coding sequence ATGACGCGTATTGCATCCCATCGCGGTGGCACGCTTGAATATGGCGACAGCACTTTGGCGGGCTTCACAGCCACCGCAGCCATGGCATTGGAAGAGGTGGAGTTTGACGTCCATCCCACAAAGGATGGCGACATTATCGTGCATCATGATGCCACACTGGAGCGTACAACGGATATGGCTGGGGCTATTGCCGACTTGACCACGCAAGCGGTTCTCTCGGCGGTCATCAATTTCAGCCACAACAGCCGACCGATCCTGTTGCAGGAGCTTTGCGAGCTCTTTGATGACAGCTCGGTTGTCTTTCGCTGCGAATTCAAACCCGGCGCCGATGGCAATCCTTATCAGGGCTTTGTGCCCCGCGTGCTTGATTGTCTGGCGAAGGAAGACACGCTGCGCACGGCTAATTTCTCATCCTTCCTGCTGGATTATCTGGACGAGATCGCCGAACACACAGACAGGCCACGCCTTTGGCTGGTGAGCCCTGCGGTTCTTACCCAGTTGGGAACAAGGGGCGTGCTCGAAATGGCCCGCTCGCGCTGCATTCCGGAAATCGGGGTCAATATTGACAAGGCGAGCCCGGAATTGATGGCCGCCACGCTGGACGCAGGCTTGGAATTCGGCTGCTGGGCCGCGCACTCAACCGCTCAGATCAGCAAGGCGCTGGATATGGGGGTGAAGATCTTCACCACAGACCGTCCCAGCCTCGCAGTGGCCATTCGCAACCAGAAGCGGGAAGGAACAGGTCAATGA
- a CDS encoding carbohydrate ABC transporter permease: MARKKHDSYSPEGLTANRNLFWLACIFAVVMIAPVLWILGLSLKDNTLLMRGTDAVFSFPYTLENYGNLFHSSLVFRWLLNSTIVAIGQTVGVLTLSSLAGYAFARLEFPFRRTLFVIVLFGLAVPEQAVIIARHQMFSWLNMHNSYLGLMLPGMSSAFGVFLMTQFFRAIPKEIDEAALLDNTPRFRIFWRVLLPLTIPAQATLGIFTFLLAWNDYWWPLISATKKEMYTLTIGIASTQTNFAQSEGLGFLAAQAVFASLPVVVVYIFFQRHIVTAVSGGAVK, from the coding sequence ATGGCGCGCAAGAAACATGATAGCTATTCGCCCGAAGGGCTGACCGCCAACCGCAATCTGTTTTGGTTGGCCTGTATATTCGCAGTGGTAATGATCGCACCGGTGCTCTGGATTCTGGGATTGTCGCTCAAGGACAACACGCTTCTGATGCGCGGCACCGACGCGGTTTTCTCCTTCCCCTATACGCTTGAGAATTATGGCAACCTGTTCCATTCAAGCCTCGTGTTCCGTTGGCTTCTCAATTCCACGATTGTTGCCATCGGACAGACGGTGGGCGTGCTGACGCTGTCTTCTCTGGCTGGCTATGCCTTTGCGCGGCTTGAGTTTCCATTTCGCAGAACCCTGTTTGTCATCGTGCTGTTCGGCCTTGCTGTGCCCGAGCAGGCCGTGATCATCGCCCGGCATCAGATGTTCAGCTGGCTCAACATGCACAACAGCTATCTTGGCTTGATGCTTCCGGGCATGTCGTCGGCCTTCGGGGTGTTCTTGATGACCCAGTTTTTCCGGGCAATCCCCAAGGAGATTGACGAAGCGGCGCTGCTCGACAACACACCGCGCTTCCGGATTTTCTGGCGTGTGTTGCTGCCGCTGACCATTCCTGCGCAGGCAACGCTGGGCATCTTCACCTTCCTGCTTGCGTGGAACGATTACTGGTGGCCTCTGATTTCGGCAACCAAAAAGGAAATGTATACGCTAACCATCGGTATTGCGTCGACGCAGACCAATTTCGCCCAAAGCGAGGGGCTTGGTTTTCTTGCGGCGCAAGCAGTCTTTGCGTCGCTGCCTGTGGTGGTCGTCTACATCTTTTTCCAGCGTCACATTGTGACTGCTGTATCAGGTGGGGCCGTTAAATAG
- a CDS encoding extracellular solute-binding protein, producing MKRILMATASAALMSMSSPVWADTTIELQRFFGACDAEYGDVTDVSKAVGECGIITALVNKFEADNPGIDVNVTTVEWPGYDQLNAQLASNAAPDVVSMHYSAISDYSSRGLLIPLDDVLEAQGLKPSDFTDAGIGGVTKDGKIYGLPFDNWTMLFHVNLNLMKEAGLVKEDGTPVLPHSVDEFFEIGKKFKEATGKPYLVQIYANETSAYTRIFYTLLQQQESDFFSDPTQIKLMTPKAKAAAEFMKKIHDEGLTTLDMDYSAAVSGFSSGKGGIAVNGTWLIGDYDAQSKEEGNALSGGYTVYPVPQFYPAKDSTYVDGHGWVVPRGDRDDEKMEAIGKLFKFFKENDFQWARTGHLPAVKSVFEMEEFKSLPHRDNIAKIAEIGQSLPQEVQRQFAIQDIIGNELAAAVNGDKTVDEALESAQARVNDLLANL from the coding sequence ATGAAACGCATACTTATGGCTACTGCGTCGGCTGCTCTGATGAGCATGTCATCGCCCGTATGGGCCGATACGACCATCGAGCTTCAGCGCTTCTTTGGCGCATGTGACGCAGAATATGGCGATGTTACCGACGTGTCCAAGGCTGTTGGCGAATGTGGCATCATCACCGCGCTGGTCAACAAATTTGAAGCGGACAATCCGGGTATCGATGTCAATGTCACCACTGTGGAATGGCCCGGTTATGACCAGTTGAACGCACAGTTGGCCTCCAACGCTGCGCCTGATGTTGTTTCCATGCACTATTCGGCAATTTCCGATTATTCGTCTCGCGGTCTGTTGATTCCGCTTGATGATGTTCTGGAAGCTCAGGGGCTTAAACCATCCGACTTTACCGATGCGGGGATTGGTGGCGTGACCAAGGATGGCAAGATCTACGGTCTGCCGTTCGATAACTGGACCATGCTGTTCCACGTCAACCTGAATTTGATGAAAGAAGCCGGTCTGGTCAAAGAAGATGGCACGCCTGTTCTGCCCCATTCCGTCGATGAATTCTTTGAAATTGGCAAGAAATTCAAGGAAGCCACCGGCAAGCCTTATCTGGTTCAGATCTATGCCAACGAAACCTCTGCCTATACGCGTATCTTCTACACGCTTCTACAGCAGCAGGAATCGGATTTCTTTTCTGATCCAACACAGATCAAGCTGATGACACCGAAAGCCAAGGCTGCGGCTGAATTCATGAAGAAAATCCATGACGAAGGTCTCACCACCCTCGATATGGACTATTCGGCAGCGGTTTCCGGCTTTTCCAGCGGTAAAGGCGGTATTGCAGTCAACGGCACCTGGCTGATTGGGGACTATGACGCACAATCCAAGGAAGAAGGCAACGCGCTTTCGGGTGGCTACACGGTTTATCCTGTGCCGCAATTCTACCCCGCCAAGGATAGCACCTATGTGGATGGTCATGGTTGGGTCGTGCCGCGCGGCGATCGCGACGATGAAAAAATGGAAGCCATCGGCAAGCTGTTCAAGTTCTTCAAGGAAAATGATTTCCAGTGGGCACGCACCGGTCACCTTCCCGCGGTCAAGTCCGTGTTTGAAATGGAAGAGTTCAAGTCCCTGCCACATCGTGACAACATTGCCAAGATCGCTGAAATCGGCCAGTCCCTGCCTCAGGAAGTGCAGCGTCAGTTTGCCATTCAGGACATCATTGGCAATGAACTTGCAGCTGCCGTAAATGGCGACAAAACCGTTGACGAAGCCCTGGAATCAGCACAGGCACGCGTCAACGATCTGCTTGCCAACCTTTAG
- a CDS encoding alpha-N-arabinofuranosidase, translating to MRASVTAHKEFTVAKIDPRLYGSFVEHLGRAVYSGIYEPGHATADEQGFRQDVLDLVKELDVPVVRYPGGNFVSAYNWEDGIGPKEERPVRLDLAWHTAESNQVGIHEFADWAAKAETEMMLAVNLGSRGLDEARAFLEYVNHPGGSYWSDLRRQNGREEPWGVKLWCLGNEMDGPWQIGQKTAAEYGRTAFETAKAMRAFDKDIELVVCGSSTPNMPTYPEWEYTVLDYTYDSVDYISLHMYFENHEQKTKNFLARSMELETYIETISSVIKTVKAKKRSKKDVYISFDEWNVWYHSAEQDKPVLEGKHGWPHAPALLEDIYDFADILVVGCILNTFIRHSDVVKIGCLAQLVNVIAPIMTVEDGPAWRQTTFYPYLFASKYGRGTALDLAVDVEGYETDFAKNVPYLDVAGVVTEADGGLSFFLVNRHESEALDVDLSLEGFAHSTVAMDKVIGGYALDKTNGPDAEPVAPVDGEGTSIVDGKLSVKLAPLSYRMIRLT from the coding sequence ATGCGTGCATCAGTCACTGCGCACAAAGAGTTTACCGTCGCCAAAATTGATCCTCGCTTGTATGGCTCGTTTGTCGAGCATCTGGGTCGCGCTGTTTATAGCGGCATTTATGAGCCCGGCCACGCCACCGCTGATGAACAGGGCTTCCGGCAGGATGTGCTGGACCTCGTGAAAGAACTGGACGTACCCGTTGTGCGCTATCCGGGTGGGAACTTCGTTTCTGCCTATAACTGGGAAGATGGCATTGGCCCCAAGGAAGAGCGCCCCGTAAGACTTGATCTGGCCTGGCATACCGCCGAGAGCAATCAGGTCGGCATTCATGAATTTGCTGATTGGGCCGCAAAGGCTGAAACCGAGATGATGCTGGCTGTCAATCTGGGCTCGCGCGGGCTGGATGAAGCCCGTGCCTTTCTGGAATATGTGAACCATCCCGGCGGTTCCTACTGGTCAGACCTGCGGCGCCAGAATGGCCGAGAAGAGCCTTGGGGTGTCAAGCTCTGGTGCCTTGGCAACGAAATGGATGGACCATGGCAGATTGGCCAGAAAACCGCTGCTGAATATGGCCGTACGGCGTTTGAAACCGCCAAGGCCATGCGCGCCTTCGACAAGGATATCGAACTGGTTGTTTGCGGTTCGTCCACGCCCAACATGCCCACCTATCCCGAATGGGAATATACCGTGCTCGACTATACCTATGACAGCGTCGATTATATCTCGCTGCATATGTATTTTGAAAATCACGAGCAGAAAACAAAGAATTTCCTCGCCCGCTCCATGGAGCTGGAAACTTATATCGAAACGATTTCGAGCGTCATCAAAACCGTCAAGGCTAAGAAACGCTCCAAAAAGGATGTCTATATCTCCTTTGATGAATGGAATGTCTGGTATCATTCCGCCGAACAGGACAAACCGGTTCTTGAAGGCAAGCATGGCTGGCCGCATGCGCCAGCGCTGCTCGAAGATATCTATGATTTTGCCGACATACTCGTAGTTGGTTGCATTCTCAACACATTCATTCGCCACTCGGATGTGGTCAAGATCGGTTGCCTTGCCCAGCTGGTCAATGTCATCGCTCCCATCATGACCGTTGAAGACGGCCCGGCCTGGCGCCAGACCACCTTCTATCCTTATCTCTTCGCCTCTAAATATGGTCGCGGTACCGCACTGGATCTGGCCGTTGATGTGGAAGGCTATGAAACGGATTTCGCCAAGAATGTGCCTTATCTTGATGTGGCAGGTGTTGTGACTGAAGCCGATGGTGGCCTCAGTTTCTTCCTTGTGAACCGTCACGAAAGCGAAGCACTGGATGTGGATCTGTCCCTTGAGGGCTTTGCCCATTCAACGGTTGCTATGGACAAGGTGATCGGCGGTTACGCTCTAGATAAAACCAATGGACCGGACGCAGAACCCGTCGCCCCGGTCGATGGCGAAGGAACAAGCATCGTTGATGGCAAATTGTCGGTCAAATTGGCTCCGCTCAGCTATCGCATGATCCGGCTGACATAG
- a CDS encoding tripartite tricarboxylate transporter substrate-binding protein — protein sequence MISKVVRAALAVAAMSLVPAAAQAFEPENPECIAPANPGGGWDFTCRQVGKSLQDLGLIDSTMQVVNLAGGGGGVAYAAVVNKRGDDNNLIVAASSATATRLAQGAYPGNTMDQVRWVGAIGADYGVIAVAADSPIKDLPQMMTQLKDNPSSIAVAGGSAVGGWDHLKVLIAANAAGISDVRKVKYIAFNGGGEAVTQLLAGSVQAFSGDISEAKGFVDSGDIRVIAVLSPERLDGDYAEFPTAKEQGVDAIGANWRGFYAPKNMSDEAYDFWVAKIDELYDTPTWKTVMKNNGLAPLDLQGPEFEQFVGESVAKIQQISRDIGIIK from the coding sequence ATGATTTCCAAAGTGGTCCGCGCAGCACTCGCTGTCGCAGCAATGTCTCTCGTACCTGCCGCAGCGCAAGCGTTCGAACCTGAAAACCCGGAATGTATCGCGCCTGCTAACCCCGGTGGTGGCTGGGACTTCACCTGCCGTCAGGTTGGTAAATCCCTTCAGGATCTTGGCTTGATCGATTCCACCATGCAGGTGGTAAACCTAGCTGGTGGCGGCGGCGGCGTTGCCTATGCTGCTGTGGTCAACAAACGTGGCGACGATAACAATCTCATCGTGGCAGCCTCTTCGGCGACAGCAACCCGTCTGGCACAGGGTGCCTATCCGGGCAATACCATGGATCAGGTACGCTGGGTTGGCGCCATCGGTGCTGATTATGGCGTGATCGCAGTGGCTGCAGATAGCCCGATCAAAGATCTTCCGCAGATGATGACACAGCTAAAAGACAATCCGAGCTCCATTGCCGTAGCTGGTGGGTCCGCTGTTGGTGGCTGGGACCATCTCAAGGTTCTGATCGCAGCCAACGCCGCAGGTATCAGCGATGTTCGCAAAGTCAAATACATCGCCTTCAATGGTGGTGGTGAAGCTGTAACCCAGTTGCTGGCCGGCTCCGTGCAGGCATTCTCGGGTGATATTTCCGAAGCAAAAGGCTTCGTGGATTCAGGTGATATCCGTGTGATCGCCGTTCTGTCTCCGGAACGCCTTGATGGTGACTATGCTGAATTCCCAACGGCCAAAGAGCAAGGCGTTGACGCCATTGGTGCTAACTGGCGCGGTTTCTACGCTCCCAAGAATATGAGCGATGAAGCTTATGATTTCTGGGTAGCCAAGATCGACGAACTTTATGACACACCAACATGGAAAACTGTCATGAAGAATAACGGTCTGGCACCGCTTGATCTGCAGGGCCCGGAATTCGAGCAGTTCGTTGGTGAATCTGTTGCCAAGATCCAGCAGATCTCCCGCGATATCGGCATCATCAAATAA
- a CDS encoding metalloregulator ArsR/SmtB family transcription factor: protein MSKRYMLITPENGIDILKSLAAPARLSILTLLNKQGPMNVNDIADVLGLPQSSTSTHVNSLEKAGLIETESQKAKKGSQKICRTAYDEVVLSFKEPKQTDQNLIEVAMPVGLYSGCDTTAPCGLCSNEGIIGFLDSPDTFHLPERMKAGLLWFTKGYVRYQFPNNARIAGKEIKELELVLELSSEVPGTSDDWPSDINISINDKLIAVWTAPGDYGDRRGKYTPDWWKLAGSQYGHLKSFRVTADGTYVDGMHVSDITLSDLELDDHRSIRVRIAVPDEAKNPGGLNIFGRGFGNYDQDIVLRLRT from the coding sequence ATGAGTAAACGATATATGCTGATTACGCCGGAAAACGGAATAGATATTCTCAAAAGTCTCGCTGCTCCGGCGCGTCTGTCGATTTTGACGTTGCTCAACAAACAGGGGCCGATGAATGTCAATGATATCGCTGATGTTCTTGGGCTCCCCCAATCCTCCACTTCAACGCATGTGAATTCCCTTGAAAAGGCGGGTCTCATAGAGACCGAAAGCCAGAAGGCCAAGAAGGGAAGCCAGAAGATTTGTCGAACCGCCTATGATGAGGTGGTGCTTTCCTTTAAGGAGCCGAAGCAGACCGATCAGAACCTGATCGAGGTTGCCATGCCGGTTGGATTATATTCCGGCTGCGACACGACTGCCCCTTGTGGTCTTTGCTCCAACGAAGGTATTATCGGCTTCCTTGATAGCCCCGATACCTTTCATTTACCTGAGCGTATGAAAGCTGGTTTGCTTTGGTTTACAAAGGGTTATGTCCGTTATCAGTTCCCCAATAATGCGCGCATTGCCGGTAAGGAGATCAAGGAGCTCGAGTTGGTTCTTGAGCTGTCTTCCGAGGTGCCGGGGACGTCGGATGACTGGCCGTCCGATATCAATATATCCATCAATGACAAGCTGATTGCGGTCTGGACGGCGCCAGGGGACTATGGCGATCGACGGGGCAAATATACGCCGGACTGGTGGAAGCTGGCTGGTTCCCAATATGGCCATTTGAAAAGCTTCCGCGTCACCGCAGACGGAACCTACGTTGACGGCATGCATGTGTCAGATATCACTTTATCTGATTTGGAGCTTGATGATCACCGCTCGATCCGGGTGCGCATTGCCGTGCCGGACGAAGCGAAGAATCCGGGCGGCCTCAACATTTTCGGTCGTGGGTTCGGAAATTATGATCAGGATATCGTGCTTAGACTAAGGACGTAA